The Puntigrus tetrazona isolate hp1 chromosome 3, ASM1883169v1, whole genome shotgun sequence genome contains a region encoding:
- the LOC122333478 gene encoding uncharacterized protein LOC122333478 produces MGRLDDAAKRKVVELREAGLSFRKIKAVLELENIKVSAQAIYLFLKEFQGRARKEDGAAGNSGHPAPAREAGCSETRPAGWSDQQLRNLLREASRVAASQQAAASSDGRGGPSSGTGSAGMREAQGREKDEDIRIVSVTSLAQGAQHAGVQGPRSGVGAGAMSAANYTRRRHAPSPANPVLVARKRLLDKALLHRARVRDSVPQSGQQMSLSMRRDPACFPGSEGRKLALPQTSSYDLTTARPPNIRSLHQGANPHRRWMHQRALAFPFAPHSTLRASASACPTPPPRLGQHPRTRRPLPERPGPRSRGGLQEQIQLLGSELRSLGLALRMMVDHQARLEREQAQQTQVQKQILGTLQDLASKFEPLRSTSAPALPASCSLASSAPFGQTASAQGAYAQCSQAQTRYNEIHDSGLESIEVFSLDQLSPPSMNGFQQCPTSGGPPFTHAQARAPAFAQAHTQTFAPQYTDSFPGMDKSSVDMPSTGADGSFQACSPPNQSSSLPVSPHEPELNIIKVENV; encoded by the exons ATGGGCAGACTGGACGACGCCGCCAAGCGCAAGGTGGTGGAGCTGCGGGAAGCAGGCCTGAGCTTCCGGAAGATCAAAGCCGTGCTGGAGCTGGAGAACATCAAGGTGTCCGCGCAGGCCATCTACCTTTTCCTGAAGGAGTTTCAGGGGAGAGCTCGAAAGGAGGACGGAGCAGCTGGGAACAGCGGTCACCCGGCGCCGGCGAGGGAGGCGGGCTGCTCCGAGACCCGGCCGGCCGGCTGGAGCGATCAGCAGCTGAGGAACCTCCTCAGGGAAGCCTCTCGAGTCGCCGCCTCCCAGCAGGCCGCGGCGTCCTCCGACGGGAGGGGAGGGCCGTCGTCTGGGACGGGTTCGGCGGGCATGAGAGAGGCTCAAGGCAGGGAGAAGGATGAGGATATCCGGATTGTCAGCGTCACCTCGTTGGCTCAGGGCGCGCAGCACGCTGGCGTCCAGGGGCCACGCTCCGGAGTGGGGGCCGGAGCGATGAGTGCTGCTAATTACACGAGACGACGGCACGCTCCTTCACCTGCCAATCCTGTGCTAGTGGCTCGCAAACGACTGCTGGACAAGGCTTTGCTCCACAGAGCACGG GTCAGAGACAGCGTTCCTCAGAGCGGCCAGCAGATGTCCCTGTCAATGAGACGAGACCCAGCTTGTTTCCCCGGATCTGAAGGCAGAAAGCTTGCTTTACCCCAGACATCATCTTATGACCTGACCACAGCCAGACCTCCAAACATA AGATCATTGCACCAAGGAGCCAATCCTCACAGGAGGTGGATGCACCAGCGCGCGTTGGCGTTCCCGTTCGCGCCCCACAGCACCCTCCGCGCGTCGGCATCCGCCTGCCCGACCCCTCCTCCTCGGCTGGGACAACATCCCAGAACCCGGCGCCCCCTGC CGGAGCGGCCTGGACCCCGGAGTCGCGGCGGCCTGCAGGAGCAGATCCAGCTGCTGGGCTCCGAGCTGAGAAGTTTGGGACTGGCTCTGAGGATGATGGTGGACCACCAGGCCCGCTTGGAGAGAGAACAAGCCCAGCAGACTCAAGTCCAGAAACAGATCCTCGGCACCCTGCAAGATCTCGCTTCCAAATTCGAGCCGCTGCGGTCCACGTCGGCGCCGGCGCTCCCGGCGTCTTGCTCCCTGGCCTCCTCGGCGCCCTTCGGCCAGACGGCGAGCGCTCAGGGCGCTTACGCTCAGTGCAGCCAAGCTCAGACGCGATACAACGAAATCCACGATTCCGGTCTGGAGAGCATCGAGGTGTTTTCTCTGGACCAGCTCAGCCCGCCCAGCATGAACGGCTTCCAGCAGTGCCCGACCTCCGGCGGGCCCCCGTTCACCCACGCTCAAGCGCGCGCGCCGGCCTTCGCGCAAGCACACACTCAAACGTTTGCGCCCCAGTACACAGACTCCTTCCCGGGGATGGATAAGTCGTCCGTAGACATGCCCTCGACTGGCGCGGACGGGTCCTTCCAGGCCTGCAGCCCTCCCAACCAGTCCTCCAGTCTTCCGGTTTCCCCTCACGAGCCCGAGCTGAACATCATTAAGGTGGAGAacgtctga